One stretch of Armigeres subalbatus isolate Guangzhou_Male chromosome 2, GZ_Asu_2, whole genome shotgun sequence DNA includes these proteins:
- the LOC134215940 gene encoding uncharacterized protein LOC134215940, translating to MNVAERLRAVRRKQICEVCLTKHGNRRCFSMSQCMVHRCNGNHHSLLHRVEETVQLQKAKSDYSVIFRTIPVTLYVGKRQFDTIAFLDEGSSATLVDETVAARLKAEGTPEPLIVTWTGNISRFESGSRGVEMMISAKGSKERFSLSNTRTVSELQLPEQNVRYTDVVKRYTHLTGVPVKDHSPGLPTILVGLDNLHLFAPLESRVGRSNEPIAVRSKLGWTIYGYGEKRSGVQTRLNLNSVKLVGQTESQYMTLRKPNSSNRQAWVHTNTGKNKQTTAKQTIMEVGDSNPEPEVAFGQSYGPGNVRATLPGCGYAATNVWPIRHADKRQLITDRYGSE from the coding sequence ATGAATGTTGCTGAACGGCTAAGGGCAGTCAGGAGGAAGCAAATTTGTGAAGTCTGCTTGACTAAACATGGAAATAGACGATGTTTTTCGATGAGCCAATGTATGGTACATAGGTGTAATGGAAATCACCATTCACTCTTGCATCGAGTGGAAGAGACAGTCCAGCTGCAAAAGGCCAAATCAGATTATTCGGTTATATTTAGAACGATACCCGTCACACTCTACGTTGGCAAGCGACAATTCGACACAATTGCATTCTTGGATGAAGGGTCTTCTGCTACACTAGTGGACGAGACGGTAGCCGCTCGGCTGAAagccgaaggaactcctgagcCACTGATTGTTACATGGACAGGTAACATCAGTCGCTTTGAGAGCGGATCTCGGGGTGTAGAGATGATGATTTCGGCGAAGGGATCTAAGGAAAGGTTTTCGCTATCCAACACACGAACGGTGTCAGAGTTGCAGCTGCCCGAACAGAATGTTCGGTACACGGATGTAGTGAAGCGGTATACGCATCTTACTGGGGTACCGGTAAAGGACCATTCGCCCGGGTTGCCAACCATCCTCGTCGGTTTAGATAATCTACACTTGTTTGCGCCGCTGGAATCACGGGTGGGCAGATCAAATGAACCGATCGCTGTGCGTTCAAAGTTGGGCTGGACAATATACGGTTACGGAGAAAAAAGGTCGGGTGTGCAGACTCGCCTCAACCTTAACTCTGTTAAGCTAGTCGGACAGACCGAGTCCCAGTACATGACGCTAAGAAAGCCTAATTCGTCAAACCGTCAAGCATGGGTACACACCAACACCGGAAAGAACAAACAAACGACAGCGAAGCAGACCATTATGGAGGTAGGAGATAGTAACCCTGAGCCGGAAGTGGCCTTCGGTCAGAGTTACGGGCCGGGGAATGTTCGGGCAACACTGCCCGGATGCGGATACGCCGCAACCAACGTTTGGCCGATTAGGCATGCTGATAAACGTCAGTTAATAACTGACAGATATGGAAGCGAGTGA